A stretch of the Alnus glutinosa chromosome 6, dhAlnGlut1.1, whole genome shotgun sequence genome encodes the following:
- the LOC133870534 gene encoding protein ASPARTIC PROTEASE IN GUARD CELL 2-like, whose translation MGCFLLGNICLGFLCLLVCTTLALKLDVVHDQIRPSLRSEIYTNDRTAYFIPVGIGSPPNSMYLVLDVGSNALWVQCQPPASPSFAEVLSCRLEGCERLANTRCHKGECLYRLHLADKSYTEGKVGIDTITVGGVAIRNIAISCGIENRGYFTTIPGIMGLGQDWRGMSFLSQIYQLAGGVFSYCLPSSGTTSGWLEFGPGAYRDGPTWVSLLYNPWNPTWYYVELSGLGVGTRRVSLPEGIFKLTPKGDGGAIIDTISFVTTLPKVAYEAFRDAYVAEAANLPRAPEDSVFDTCFNLTGLGTVQVPTVSFYFGEIGTTLTLSAKNILYLADEVGVYCFAFKPTSTRLVTIGTFQQAGIQISIDWGGFLGFGPNFC comes from the coding sequence ATGGGGTGTTTTTTATTGGGAAATatctgtttgggttttttgtgTTTGCTGGTGTGCACTACGTTGGCATTGAAGCTCGACGTAGTGCACGACCAAATAAGGCCCTCCCTTCGCTCTGAGATCTATACCAATGACCGTACGGCGTATTTTATTCCAGTTGGGATTGGAAGCCCCCCAAACAGTATGTACTTGGTCCTTGACGTAGGAAGCAACGCCTTGTGGGTTCAGTGTCAACCCCCAGCTTCGCCTTCATTTGCGGAAGTACTGTCCTGCAGGCTCGAGGGATGTGAGCGCCTCGCCAACACCCGTTGTCATAAGGGTGAGTGCCTTTACAGGTTGCATTTGGCTGATAAGTCCTACACCGAAGGGAAGGTAGGGATTGACACCATCACAGTCGGAGGCGTGGCCATTCGGAATATAGCCATATCATGCGGAATCGAAAACAGGGGATATTTCACAACCATCCCCGGAATTATGGGCCTCGGACAGGACTGGCGGGGCATGTCATTCTTGAGTCAGATCTATCAGCTGGCTGGGGGTGTTTTCAGCTACTGTTTGCCAAGTTCGGGGACCACGTCCGGGTGGTTGGAGTTTGGGCCTGGAGCATATCGTGATGGCCCTACATGGGTCTCCTTGCTGTACAACCCATGGAACCCCACTTGGTACTACGTGGAACTCTCTGGCCTTGGAGTCGGAACCAGGCGGGTGTCCCTCCCTGAAGGGATTTTCAAGTTGACACCAAAAGGCGATGGTGGGGCTATTATTGACACCATATCCTTTGTAACCACCCTGCCAAAAGTGGCTTACGAGGCATTTCGCGATGCCTATGTTGCAGAAGCAGCCAACCTCCCTCGTGCTCCCGAAGACTCTGTTTTCGatacttgttttaatttgaCGGGGTTGGGGACGGTTCAAGTGCCAACCGTCTCCTTTTACTTCGGTGAGATCGGGACAACCCTCACCCTTTCtgccaaaaatattttgtatttggcCGACGAAGTGGGAGTTTATTGCTTCGCCTTCAAACCAACCTCTACCAGACTTGTTACAATCGGGACCTTCCAACAAGCCGGCATCCAGATTTCAATTGATTGGGGTGGGTTTTTAGGATTTGGGCCTAATTTTTGTTAG